A region of Lycium barbarum isolate Lr01 chromosome 1, ASM1917538v2, whole genome shotgun sequence DNA encodes the following proteins:
- the LOC132612227 gene encoding uncharacterized protein LOC132612227 → MDDPLSTNTQAEALAILQAMKYLEATQRDKILIETDSLLLRNIVEKVWEVPWQIVTIVKEIWRIMKGKIVVVSHIFREGNKLEDHLANVALDEGEILANNFKELDIQGRRLLNEDKLKEPYSRLHF, encoded by the exons ATGGATGATCCTTTGAGCACAAACACTCAAGCAGAAGCTTTGGCAATCCTACAAGCTATGAAGTATTTGGAGGCAACTCAGAGGGACAAGATACTCATTGAAACAGACTCACTATTACTCAGGAATATTGTGGAGAAGGTCTGGGAAGTACCATGGCAGATAGTCACTATAGTAAAGGAAATATGGAGAATTATGAAGGGCAAAATAGTGGTGGTTTCACATATATTCAGGGAGGGAAATAAGTTGGAAGACCATTTAGCTAATGTGGCACTTGATGAAGGAGAAATACTAGCTAACAATTTTAAGGAACTGGATATACAAGGCAGAAGGTTACTGAATGAAGACAAATTGAAAGAGCCATATTCAAG ATTACACTTTTAG